TCCTTGTTCGAGCCGAATTAACcagttatcaaaatatattttgctGTACATTCCAATGGAAGCTGTATTTTTTTCGACGAATTTGCATCGTCCCATTCACACAGTATCGGAAGAAGGCAGGTATAATCTTTCGTCAAAGTCAAGGTTAGTGCATAAGTAATTTCCTATTACTCATTTTAATCTTTATGGTCGTAAAAgggtttattttgtatttgatttaattcagtggaaaatatttatttttaaaatcacgtATTTTACTGTTATAATACATTTAGAgatttcaatattttcatttatacatTAATACACGAATATAGTAGCGCCCTTAAACTTATTTCAAtttattcattttcatttataaatttttacaaagttgaAATATTATCTTTAACGTTTTTTATTCACTCGCAAAACTTTTATACACATAACATTACAtaatttgcttttaatttttttgcgtatacatacatacatttttatttttgtgaatatattatataaaattatattgtcaATATGACATCGCTACAGCAAAAACTAAACGCTCCTCAATCAAAGGTTCTGTAACTCGTTTTAGTACGTATTTTAATTCTATCAAAAACAAACCTTTAGAACAAATTAACTTTAGAGATTTACAACTTAGACTTGATAGAATTGAGAAACTTTTTGATGATTTTGACAACGCTCAATCACTTATTGAGGCCTCTGATGAGGACTATACTTCCAACGCAGATACTATCCATGGTATAGAAAGGTCGTCTTTCGAAACGTCGTTTTTTCATATTACTAGCGCTGTGCTAGATTTTATTGACACCAATCTTTCAAAACCCCGTGATCAAGCTGCTCAAGCTTCAAATTCGACAATTTCGTCCGAAAACAGTTCACAAACGTCTATTAACATTAGGTTATCCGCTATCAACTTGCACCCTCTTTGAGGGTGATTATGATAATTGGTTGTTCTTTAGAGATACATTTAATTCTATCATACATACCAGCACAGAACTTTCCAACATTCAGAAATTTCGTTATCTAAGATTATCCTTACAAGGTATTGCCGCAGAAACAATACGTAACCTGGACATTTCTGAAGCAACATATGAAACTGCATGGGAATTACTACAAGTCAGATTCGAAAACAAATGTCTTCTTGttaataatcatattaaaaaattatttaacttaCCAAATGTTTCAAAAAATTCACATCATGATCTACGCACCTTACTTGATGGTTTCCAAAGACATTTACGCTCTCTTAAGTCCTTAGAATTAGACACAACGTCTTGGGATGCCCTTATCATATATCTAATCACTACAAAACTAGACAATGCTACACACAAAGAATGGGAACTGTCAATTAAAGACGACAAGATCACATTACCCAGTTTGAGTAACTTAACTGAATTTCTAGAAGGCAAATGTAGAGTCTTAGAATCTGTTAATCATCAAGAAGAAAAATCTCGTCCCAAATTCCCATCTACAGGCAATCCCAAGTccaaaaatttctaaaaattcttctaactgttctttaCGCAAACAAAAACATATAATTTACGCTTGTCCTGAATTTCTTAAATTAGAAACGTCATTAAGACATAATGAAGCAAAACGCTTACGACTTTGCATAAATTGTCTGCGTAGTGGTCATTTCACTAAGGAATGCAAATCTTCCGGGTGTCATAAATGTGGGAAAATACACCACACACTTTTACACTTTCAAGGTAACTCACAAAAGCTTATTGAAACCCGTAATCAAACCAGCAGCAGTTTACCTTGCTCAAGTCCAGTTATATCAGAAAGCTCTAATGCACTGACAGCACGTAACATTTCGTTTGAGCACAAATCTACTACTTTGCGATCAACTGTAAAAATAAAAGTCTTTGACATCTCAGGTAACGAATACGAGGCTCGTGCGCTTCTAGATAACGGCTCGGAAAGTAATTTCATTTCCCAGCGCCTATTAAACCTTCTAAGGTTACCTACAACCAAAACACATTTTTCTATTTCTGGTATAAAccaaacaaattattttgtaaGCTATAGAACATCAGTAAAATTTAAAtccaaaactttaaacttttctcAAGTAATTTCATGCTTAGTACTTCCAGAAATTGCAGGAAATTTACCTTCTATCACATTCGATAAGAAAACACTTAATATCCCTTCTAATATTACTCTGGCTGATCCAGACTTCAATATTTCATCTCCTATTGATCTTCTTATCGGTGCAGATATCTTCTGGAATTTAATTTGTATTGGTCAGATTAAATTATCACCTGGACAACCGATTCTTCAAAAAACCAAACTTGGATGGATTATCTCAGGTCCATTATTTCCAAACAATAGCGTTGCAGTCAGAACTACATGCCATTTGTCGACCATAAACAATTTAAGCATTGAAGATCAACTTCAAAAATTTTGGGAAATTAAAGAATgcccaaaaacaaaatttttgtccAACGAAGAACTTTCTTGTAAAGATCACTTCTTAAAAACGACCTCTCTTAATTCTTCTGGTAGGTTTGTAGTATCACTTCCCTTGAAATCTTCCGGCGACAATCTAGGCAACTCTAAGACTACAGCAACAAAAAGATTTTATTCTCTCGAAAAGAAGCTTAATGCGAATTTTGAATTAAAAGATGATTACACTCGATTTATCGATGAATATTTATCCTTACACCATATGTCCGTTTTACCCTTTGTAACCATAGGATCTGAGTTCTTTCTTCCTCATCATTGTGTCTATAAAGGCAATAAAATTCGTGTTGTTTTTGACGGTTCTGCCAATACAGATTCAGGTGTTTCCCTGAACGACATTCTTATGATTGGACCTAATTTGCAAGATGATCTTTTCACTATCATCTCACGTTTTCGTAAACATAG
The DNA window shown above is from Diabrotica undecimpunctata isolate CICGRU unplaced genomic scaffold, icDiaUnde3 ctg00002000.1, whole genome shotgun sequence and carries:
- the LOC140431789 gene encoding uncharacterized protein, which codes for MTSNKTMNTTHSSSHASYSSVVNTFKHPTKEQAIILSSIEGTKVHDYIIAVGSLVGPQQINFRDLQLRLDRIEKLFDDFDNAQSLIEASDEDYTSNADTIHGIERSSFETSFFHITSAVLDFIDTNLSKPRDQAAQASNSTISSENSSQTSINIRDTFNSIIHTSTELSNIQKFRYLRLSLQGIAAETIRNLDISEATYETAWELLQVRFENKCLLVNNHIKKLFNLPNVSKNSHHDLRTLLDGFQRHLRSLKSLELDTTSWDALIIYLITTKLDNATHKEWELSIKDDKITLPSLSNLTEFLEGKCRVLESVNHQEEKSRPKFPSTGNSQKLIETRNQTSSSLPCSSPVISESSNALTARNISFEHKSTTLRSTVKIKVFDISGNEYEARALLDNGSESNFISQRLLNLLRLPTTKTHFSISGINQTNYFVSYRTSVKFKSKTLNFSQVISCLVLPEIAGNLPSITFDKKTLNIPSNITLADPDFNISSPIDLLIGADIFWNLICIGQIKLSPGQPILQKTKLGWIISGPLFPNNSVAVRTTCHLSTINNLSIEDQLQKFWEIKECPKTKFLSNEELSCKDHFLKTTSLNSSGRFVVSLPLKSSGDNLGNSKTTATKRFYSLEKKLNANFELKDDYTRFIDEYLSLHHMSVLPFVTIGSEFFLPHHCVYKGNKIRVVFDGSANTDSGVSLNDILMIGPNLQDDLFTIISRFRKHSFVLTADI